TGTCGACGTGCTTGACCTCCCCGCAGAGCGCGGTGGTGAAGTAGCGCTGCCCGGTGTCGTTGATGATGGTGATGATGGACGGGAGTGTGGGGTGCCGCCGGGCCAGCTTGAGCGCCGCGGCCACGTTGCAGCCGCTGGAGATGCCGCAGAAGATGCCTTCCTCCGCGGCGAGGCGGCGGGCGATCTCGATGCTCTCTTCCGTGGTCGTGGTGATGACCCCGGTGAGGTGGGAGACGTCGAGGTTCCGGGGCACGAACC
The Candidatus Methylomirabilota bacterium genome window above contains:
- a CDS encoding O-acetylhomoserine (thiol)-lyase, whose translation is FVPRNLDVSHLTGVITTTTEESIEIARRLAAEEGIFCGISSGCNVAAALKLARRHPTLPSIITIINDTGQRYFTTALCGEVKHVDIPEREHPMDAYTTGELNRYQKGWEILP